A single region of the Brachypodium distachyon strain Bd21 chromosome 3, Brachypodium_distachyon_v3.0, whole genome shotgun sequence genome encodes:
- the LOC100841057 gene encoding heat stress transcription factor A-3 isoform X3, with product MQVRFHFHCQMLQNVSLVFCCPVSSCSFFPTPQLPPVSQGFRKVHADRWEFAHEGFLRNNKHLLKTIVRRRSSPTQQSSLQSASSIFRKAQPCSSGEPTVDPELHILKREKKALLQEVARLKQEHRQTIAHMSTLNQRLESAEDRQKQVVSFLAKLLRNPAFLRQLTMLREHKEIESSRVKRKFLKHAPHGSTDSGESSSPHTGESGSEIPASSPAPPCAHDAIADLQSFLLEDTDLSDGMLPGNFGLDGVEAPGDVGALVQAFNTQQDGLDFGTGAELLGTASGAAHCQDPTIGRSKGKNVLCPGLDGATSSEAECLVSLPDNMGMIPGTVLETAGKLMDADDEQIWGVDPYLQSSCCDTRQQAYGSGASDPYLMEIANKPEKFWELDFEDLDDGDLHLDKCVIGDPALQQQRGNMKP from the exons ATGCAAGTTCGTTTCCACTTCCATTGCCAAATGTTGCAGAATGTTTCCTTGGTTTTTTGCTGCCCTGTATCGTCATGCTCATTCTTCCCAACTCCTCAGCTGCCCCCTGTTTCACAG GGCTTTCGCAAGGTTCATGCTGATAGATGGGAGTTTGCGCATGAGGGATTTCTGCGGAATAACAAACATTTGTTGAAGACAATTGTCCGGCGCCGGTCCTCTCCGACACAGCAAAGCAGCCTTCAGTCGGCTTCATCTATTTTCCGGAAGGCACAGCCTTGCTCTTCAGGTGAACCCACTGTGGACCCTGAGCTCCACATActgaaaagagagaagaaggcACTGCTGCAggaggtggccaggctgaagCAGGAGCACCGTCAGACGATTGCACATATGAGCACGCTGAATCAGAGGCTGGAATCAGCGGAGGACCGGCAGAAGCAGGTGGTCTCGTTCTTGGCCAAGCTCCTCCGGAACCCGGCTTTCCTGAGGCAACTCACCATGCTCAGAGAGCATAAGGAGATCGAGTCCAGCAGAGTGAAGAGGAAGTTTCTGAAGCATGCACCACATGGTAGCACAGACTCAGGTGAGTCCAGCTCTCCGCATACCGGAGAGAGCGGTTCTGAGATCCCTGCATCTTCCCCTGCACCTCCATGCGCTCACGACGCCATTGCAGACCTTCAGAGTTTTCTTCTGGAAGACACGGACCTCAGCGATGGCATGCTGCCGGGCAACTTCGGGCTGGACGGGGTCGAAGCGCCAGGGGACGTTGGGGCTTTGGTTCAGGCATTCAACACGCAGCAAGATGGACTTGATTTCGGGACCGGAGCCGAGCTACTGGGAACAGCTTCTGGTGCTGCTCATTGCCAAGACCCAACCATTGGCAGGTCGAAGGGAAAGAATGTGCTGTGTCCAGGACTGGATGGTGCTACATCTTCTGAAGCCGAGTGCCTCGTATCGTTGCCGGACAACATGGGGATGATTCCAGGCACCGTGCTTGAAACAGCAGGCAAGCTGATGGATGCAGATGATGAGCAGATTTGGGGCGTGGATCCTTACTTACAGAGTTCTTGCTGTGATACTCGTCAACAAGCGTATGGAAGCGGTGCCAGTGATCCCTACCTGATGGAGATTGCCAACAAGCCTGAGAAATTCTGGGAGCTAGATTTCGAGGATCTGGATGACGGAGATCTGCACCTGGACAAGTGTGTTATTGGCGACCCTGCTCTCCAGCAACAGAGAGGAAACATGAAGCCGTAG
- the LOC100841057 gene encoding heat stress transcription factor A-3 isoform X1: MDHANNNNPATSSMDAALLLLEPKLEMEPPLHLPPPPTANHHHHLIPPPPLAVPSEPPRPLEALLQGPQLPPFLSKTYDLVSEPLLDGVISWGHAGNSFVVWDPSTFARDVLPHNFKHNNFSSFVRQLNTYGFRKVHADRWEFAHEGFLRNNKHLLKTIVRRRSSPTQQSSLQSASSIFRKAQPCSSGEPTVDPELHILKREKKALLQEVARLKQEHRQTIAHMSTLNQRLESAEDRQKQVVSFLAKLLRNPAFLRQLTMLREHKEIESSRVKRKFLKHAPHGSTDSGESSSPHTGESGSEIPASSPAPPCAHDAIADLQSFLLEDTDLSDGMLPGNFGLDGVEAPGDVGALVQAFNTQQDGLDFGTGAELLGTASGAAHCQDPTIGRSKGKNVLCPGLDGATSSEAECLVSLPDNMGMIPGTVLETAGKLMDADDEQIWGVDPYLQSSCCDTRQQAYGSGASDPYLMEIANKPEKFWELDFEDLDDGDLHLDKCVIGDPALQQQRGNMKP, from the exons atGGACCACGCGAACAACAACAACCCCGCCACATCCTCCATGGAcgccgcgctgctgctgctggagcccAAGCTCGAGATGGAACCGCCGCTgcacctgccgccgcctccgacggcgaaccaccaccaccacctgatcccgccgccgccgttggcgGTGCCGTCCGAACCGCCGCGTCCCCTGGAGGCGCTGCTGCAGGGCCCGCAGCTGCCGCCGTTTCTGTCCAAGACCTACGACCTGGTGAGCGAGCCGCTGCTGGACGGGGTCATCTCCTGGGGCCACGCCGGCAACAGCTTCGTGGTGTGGGATCCCTCCACCTTCGCGCGCGACGTGCTCCCGCACAACTTCAAGCACAACAACTTCTCCAGCTTCGTCAGGCAGCTCAACACCTAT GGCTTTCGCAAGGTTCATGCTGATAGATGGGAGTTTGCGCATGAGGGATTTCTGCGGAATAACAAACATTTGTTGAAGACAATTGTCCGGCGCCGGTCCTCTCCGACACAGCAAAGCAGCCTTCAGTCGGCTTCATCTATTTTCCGGAAGGCACAGCCTTGCTCTTCAGGTGAACCCACTGTGGACCCTGAGCTCCACATActgaaaagagagaagaaggcACTGCTGCAggaggtggccaggctgaagCAGGAGCACCGTCAGACGATTGCACATATGAGCACGCTGAATCAGAGGCTGGAATCAGCGGAGGACCGGCAGAAGCAGGTGGTCTCGTTCTTGGCCAAGCTCCTCCGGAACCCGGCTTTCCTGAGGCAACTCACCATGCTCAGAGAGCATAAGGAGATCGAGTCCAGCAGAGTGAAGAGGAAGTTTCTGAAGCATGCACCACATGGTAGCACAGACTCAGGTGAGTCCAGCTCTCCGCATACCGGAGAGAGCGGTTCTGAGATCCCTGCATCTTCCCCTGCACCTCCATGCGCTCACGACGCCATTGCAGACCTTCAGAGTTTTCTTCTGGAAGACACGGACCTCAGCGATGGCATGCTGCCGGGCAACTTCGGGCTGGACGGGGTCGAAGCGCCAGGGGACGTTGGGGCTTTGGTTCAGGCATTCAACACGCAGCAAGATGGACTTGATTTCGGGACCGGAGCCGAGCTACTGGGAACAGCTTCTGGTGCTGCTCATTGCCAAGACCCAACCATTGGCAGGTCGAAGGGAAAGAATGTGCTGTGTCCAGGACTGGATGGTGCTACATCTTCTGAAGCCGAGTGCCTCGTATCGTTGCCGGACAACATGGGGATGATTCCAGGCACCGTGCTTGAAACAGCAGGCAAGCTGATGGATGCAGATGATGAGCAGATTTGGGGCGTGGATCCTTACTTACAGAGTTCTTGCTGTGATACTCGTCAACAAGCGTATGGAAGCGGTGCCAGTGATCCCTACCTGATGGAGATTGCCAACAAGCCTGAGAAATTCTGGGAGCTAGATTTCGAGGATCTGGATGACGGAGATCTGCACCTGGACAAGTGTGTTATTGGCGACCCTGCTCTCCAGCAACAGAGAGGAAACATGAAGCCGTAG
- the LOC100841057 gene encoding heat stress transcription factor A-3 isoform X2, translated as MDHANNNNPATSSMDAALLLLEPKLEMEPPLHLPPPPTANHHHHLIPPPPLAVPSEPPRPLEALLQGPQLPPFLSKTYDLVSEPLLDGVISWGHAGNSFVVWDPSTFARDVLPHNFKHNNFSSFVRQLNTYGFRKVHADRWEFAHEGFLRNNKHLLKTIVRRRSSPTQQSSLQSASSIFRKAQPCSSGEPTVDPELHILKREKKALLQEVARLKQEHRQTIAHMSTLNQRLESAEDRQKQVVSFLAKLLRNPAFLRQLTMLREHKEIESSRVKRKFLKHAPHGSTDSDLQSFLLEDTDLSDGMLPGNFGLDGVEAPGDVGALVQAFNTQQDGLDFGTGAELLGTASGAAHCQDPTIGRSKGKNVLCPGLDGATSSEAECLVSLPDNMGMIPGTVLETAGKLMDADDEQIWGVDPYLQSSCCDTRQQAYGSGASDPYLMEIANKPEKFWELDFEDLDDGDLHLDKCVIGDPALQQQRGNMKP; from the exons atGGACCACGCGAACAACAACAACCCCGCCACATCCTCCATGGAcgccgcgctgctgctgctggagcccAAGCTCGAGATGGAACCGCCGCTgcacctgccgccgcctccgacggcgaaccaccaccaccacctgatcccgccgccgccgttggcgGTGCCGTCCGAACCGCCGCGTCCCCTGGAGGCGCTGCTGCAGGGCCCGCAGCTGCCGCCGTTTCTGTCCAAGACCTACGACCTGGTGAGCGAGCCGCTGCTGGACGGGGTCATCTCCTGGGGCCACGCCGGCAACAGCTTCGTGGTGTGGGATCCCTCCACCTTCGCGCGCGACGTGCTCCCGCACAACTTCAAGCACAACAACTTCTCCAGCTTCGTCAGGCAGCTCAACACCTAT GGCTTTCGCAAGGTTCATGCTGATAGATGGGAGTTTGCGCATGAGGGATTTCTGCGGAATAACAAACATTTGTTGAAGACAATTGTCCGGCGCCGGTCCTCTCCGACACAGCAAAGCAGCCTTCAGTCGGCTTCATCTATTTTCCGGAAGGCACAGCCTTGCTCTTCAGGTGAACCCACTGTGGACCCTGAGCTCCACATActgaaaagagagaagaaggcACTGCTGCAggaggtggccaggctgaagCAGGAGCACCGTCAGACGATTGCACATATGAGCACGCTGAATCAGAGGCTGGAATCAGCGGAGGACCGGCAGAAGCAGGTGGTCTCGTTCTTGGCCAAGCTCCTCCGGAACCCGGCTTTCCTGAGGCAACTCACCATGCTCAGAGAGCATAAGGAGATCGAGTCCAGCAGAGTGAAGAGGAAGTTTCTGAAGCATGCACCACATGGTAGCACAGACTCAG ACCTTCAGAGTTTTCTTCTGGAAGACACGGACCTCAGCGATGGCATGCTGCCGGGCAACTTCGGGCTGGACGGGGTCGAAGCGCCAGGGGACGTTGGGGCTTTGGTTCAGGCATTCAACACGCAGCAAGATGGACTTGATTTCGGGACCGGAGCCGAGCTACTGGGAACAGCTTCTGGTGCTGCTCATTGCCAAGACCCAACCATTGGCAGGTCGAAGGGAAAGAATGTGCTGTGTCCAGGACTGGATGGTGCTACATCTTCTGAAGCCGAGTGCCTCGTATCGTTGCCGGACAACATGGGGATGATTCCAGGCACCGTGCTTGAAACAGCAGGCAAGCTGATGGATGCAGATGATGAGCAGATTTGGGGCGTGGATCCTTACTTACAGAGTTCTTGCTGTGATACTCGTCAACAAGCGTATGGAAGCGGTGCCAGTGATCCCTACCTGATGGAGATTGCCAACAAGCCTGAGAAATTCTGGGAGCTAGATTTCGAGGATCTGGATGACGGAGATCTGCACCTGGACAAGTGTGTTATTGGCGACCCTGCTCTCCAGCAACAGAGAGGAAACATGAAGCCGTAG